A stretch of the Salmo salar chromosome ssa20, Ssal_v3.1, whole genome shotgun sequence genome encodes the following:
- the LOC106580769 gene encoding uncharacterized protein — MLRRQRTDTLLTVLLWLLFFIAMTMKQAYGISICSKELPRIVQKCIEEVRKMESFDCRLYTPTLDDYQQKCPMSTLTCFEKEVNVLVLESGNKSSPIYKLKLSFRLKSLKSFIKQKEGANCPDCEVHRERAAKDFLTTLLTILEWMNNKGCSH; from the exons ATGCTGAGGAGACAGAGAACTGACACTCTTCTAACTGTTTTGCTGTGGCTTCTCTTCTTCATCGCCATGACAATGAAACAGGCATATGGAATATCCATTTGCAGTAAAGAACTTCCTAGAATTGTGCAAAAATGCATTGAGGAAGTTCGCAAGATG GAGTCATTTGATTGCAGACTGTACACCCCAACTTTAGATGATTATCAG CAGAAGTGCCCCATGTCCACACTCACATGCTTTGAAAAAGAAGTGAATGTCCTGGTGTTAGAATCTGGGAATAAATCCTCACCCATATACAAGCTAAAACTATCCTTCCGACTGAAGAGCTTGAAGTCCTTTATAAAACAG AAGGAAGGTGCCAACTGTCCAGACTGTGAGGTCCACAGAGAAAGGGCAGCAAAGGATTTCTTAACAACATTGCTAACAATTCTGGAGTGGATGAACAATAAGGGGTGTAGCCACTGA